From the Lolium rigidum isolate FL_2022 chromosome 2, APGP_CSIRO_Lrig_0.1, whole genome shotgun sequence genome, one window contains:
- the LOC124688615 gene encoding uncharacterized protein LOC124688615, with protein MDTPTPSADLDMVNSSSSSSGGSTASARTPGSSGSARPGNSGGSAASSRTPGSSGNSGGSARTESSSTSGGCGSAPTTIPAVEWSLAQPLGSSASAPPVLSRTIPAVDWSLPQPLGRASAPPVLSRNIQPSLPSTGTGGATPTALEESTLHLASGLESMNLTGGGGGGGGGGEPPAVERPSTSTTVPRKRTPGRWRRIPRMWYHPPAHTPEMQAFIDKGNLVTLENIEFIKNMQEKDCHLETEEDIREFHAFKEKMVRSLTLIVQAKPENIFLSYKRFSDTREEHLTAEGMEAHILQQFPESKPCQQAKHFAELALKHYNKKRMESRKFKLATTLLSNCFSESSGTTYGHVNFTAILEEKTATQPTSKTKRLFFAELMLIPKLQADPEAEPMRVVHVYVIDDDYCYGGCKKIFRKIDHKMRREMDYERCHACSDLIKHPKGQLFDGGHNSSRMPYFSAV; from the exons ATGGACACCCCCACCCCATCCGCCGACCTAGATATGGTAAACTCTAGTAGTAGTAGCTCAGGTGGATCAACTGCATCTGCTCGCACGCCAGGCTCAAGTGGATCTGCCCGCCCGGGAAACTCAGGTGGATCAGCTGCATCTTCTCGCACGCCAGGCTCAAGTGGAAACTCAGGTGGATCTGCGCGCACGGAAAGCTCTAGTACCTCAGGTGGATGTGGATCTGCGCCCACAACCATCCCGGCGGTCGAGTGGTCACTGGCTCAACCCTTGGGCAGCAGTGCGTCCGCCCCGCCGGTCTTGTCCAGAACCATCCCGGCGGTCGATTGGTCACTGCCTCAACCCTTGGGCAGGGCGTCCGCCCCGCCGGTCTTGTCCAGAAACATCCAACCAAGCCTGCCCAGCACAGGCACGGGAGGAGCAACACCCACGGCTCTCGAGGAGTCGACTCTGCACCTGGCCTCTGGCTTGGAGTCCATGAATCTcacaggtggtggaggaggaggaggaggaggaggagagccgCCGGCCGTCGAGAGGCCTTCCACATCCACGACCGTGCCCAGAAAGAGGACCCctgggaggtggaggaggatccCACGCATGTGGTATCATCCACCGGCCCATACGCCAGAAATGCAAGCCTTTATTGACAAGGGTAATTTGGTGACGCTGGAAAACATTGAGTtcatcaagaatatgcaagagaaGGACTGCCATCTGGAGACGGAAGAGGATATTCGTGAATTCCATGCCTTCAAGGAAAAGATGGTCCGATCCCTGACCTTGATCGTCCAAGCCAAGCCCGAGAATATCTTCCTCTCCTACAAACGATTCAGCGACACAAG GGAGGAGCACTTGACTGCCGAGGGCATGGAAGCACACATATTACAACAATTTCCTGAAAGCAAGCCTTGCCAGCAAGcaaagcactttgctgaacttgctcTAAAGCACTACAATAAGAAGAGGATG GAATCGCGCAAGTTTAAGTTGGCCACAACTCTTTTATCCAATTGTTTCTCTGAGTCGTCTGGGACTACATATGGGCATGTCAATTTCACTGCTATTCTTGAGGAGAAGACTGCCACACAACCCACATCCAAGACAAAAAGGCTGTTTTTTGCTGAGCTTATGCTCATTCCGAAGCTTCAAGCAGATCCAGAAGCTGAGCCTATGCGTGTGGTACATGTGTATGTCATTGATGATGACTATTGCTatg GTGGATGCAAGAAAATATTTAGAAAGATCGATCACAAAATGAGGCGTGAGATGGATTATGAGCGCTGTCATGCATGCAGTGACCTTATTAAGCATCCAAAAGGGCAACTTTTTGATGGAGGGCATAATAGCAGCAGAATGCCTTACTTCTCTGCTGTGTAG